A stretch of the Pseudorasbora parva isolate DD20220531a chromosome 13, ASM2467924v1, whole genome shotgun sequence genome encodes the following:
- the slc26a6 gene encoding solute carrier family 26 member 6 isoform X4, with protein sequence MHLPQGMANALLAAVPPVFGLYSSFFPVLIYFIFGTSKHISVGTFSILSIMVGTVTGDVVLPGSGGESDDIEAESMRVAFAAQLTILSGLMQVKHTHCINYVLVFVFVYVFVFLYTSLSLQILLYMLRCGGVCRWLSQPLVSGYTTAAAVHVTVHQLPLLMGISIVRHRGILAVFWMFANTMSGIRRVLPATLVVSFVSLVILVGGKVLNSCWSNRFPIPWELVLIILATLSSLQFDLSGQYGIQIVGPIPTGLSPPSLPSFSFSRELLSTALALAVVGYGFQASLGMMFAHKHGYPFHSNQELLAMGLCNSIGGVFQCFPVSSLVSALIILLILLKLGPLFQQLPKTVLAVVILVNLQGVFAQVKDVPKLWNTDRLDLVVWVVTLLSALVFNLDMGLGIAIVFSIPTIVFRTQHARFAVLGHIAGTDCYRDLEKYANALQVPGVTAFSCHNPLFYANADQTFTSLKQAVSKGIKENPEVSPPDQQGAQSAQHCVILELSGVTFMDSVAMGTFKSVLQDFENTQTSCFCAACPDGLLSQMKKHGLVPDFLSLSSFFPSVHHAVLHYQGVKNTDTDVTEL encoded by the exons ATGCACCTGCCTCAAG GGATGGCAAATGCTTTGCTGGCTGCAGTTCCTCCAGTGTTTGGTCTATATTCGTCCTTCTTCCCGGTTCTCATCTACTTTATATTTGGAACATCCAAACACATCTCTGTGG GTACGTTTTCTATCCTTTCCATCATGGTCGGTACAGTAACAGGTGATGTGGTGTTGCCAGGAAGCGGAGGAGAGAGTGATGATATTGAGGCTGAAAGCATGAGAGTTGCCTTTGCAGCTCAGTTGACCATTCTTTCTGGATTAATGcaggtaaaacacacacactgtattaattatgtattagtgtttgtgtttgtgtatgtgtttgtgtttttgtataCGTCTCTCTCCCTACAGATTCTGCTATATATGCTGCGTTGTGGAGGAGTGTGTCGGTGGTTGTCTCAGCCGTTGGTCAGTGGATACACCACTGCAGCCGCCGTCCATGTGACTGTTCACCAGCTGCCTTTACTGATGGGCATCTCCATAGTCAGACACAGAGGCATCCTCGCTGTGTTCTGG ATGTTTGCAAACACTATGTCTGGAATCAGGAGAGTATTACCGGCGACACTGGTAGTTTCTTTTGTCTCCCTGGTTATACTTGTTGGTGGAAAGGTGCTGAATTCATGCTGGAGCAATCGATTCCCCATTCCATGGGAGCTGGTACTG ATTATCCTTGCCACTCTGTCATCATTGCAGTTTGATTTGTCTGGTCAGTATGGAATACAGATCGTTGGACCAATACCCACTGG TCTTTCACCTCCCTCCCTTCCATCGTTTTCCTTCTCTCGGGAGCTGTTATCGACAGCTCTTGCGCTGGCAGTGGTGGGCTATGGTTTCCAAGCTTCATTGGGCATGATGTTTGCTCATAAACATGGGTATCCTTTTCACAGCAACCAG GAGCTGTTGGCTATGGGTCTGTGTAACTCTATTGGTGGGGTGTTCCAGTGCTTTCCA GTGTCTTCTCTGGTGTCTGCACTTATAATTCTGTTGATCTTGCTGAAGCTCGGCCCCCTTTTTCAGCAGCTTCCAAAG ACAGTTTTGGctgtagttattttagttaatcTGCAAGGGGTTTTTGCCCAAGTTAAAGATGTGCCTAAACTTTGGAATACAGACCGCTTGGACCTG GTAGTGTGGGTAGTGACACTGCTCAGTGCCCTGGTGTTTAACCTGGACATGGGGCTTGGCATTGCAATTGTGTTTTCCATTCCTACCATCGTCTTCAGGACACAGCA TGCTAGGTTTGCCGTTCTTGGGCATATTGCTGGAACAGACTGTTACAGAGATCTGGAGAAATACGCGAAT GCACTCCAGGTCCCTGGAGTGACTGCGTTTTCCTGCCATAATCCACTTTTCTACGCCAATGCAGACCAGACCTTCACATCACTTAAACAG GCAGTTAGTAAAGGCATTAAGGAGAATCCTGAAGTAAGTCCTCCAGACCAGCAAGGGGCTCAGAGTGCGCAGCACTGCGTTATTCTGGAGCTCAGTGGAGTCACCTTCATGGACTCAGTGGCCATGGGCACATTTAAATCA GTGCTTCAGGACTTTGAGAACACACAGACTTCGTGTTTCTGTGCTGCATGTCCAG ATGGTCTACTATCTCAGATGAAGAAGCATGGTTTAGTTCCCGATTTTCTGTCTCTTTCCTCATTTTTTCCTTCAGTGCATCATGCAGTCCTACACTACCAGGGggtaaag AACACAGACACAGACGTTACAGAGCTGTGA
- the slc26a6 gene encoding solute carrier family 26 member 6 isoform X5 has product MHLPQGMANALLAAVPPVFGLYSSFFPVLIYFIFGTSKHISVGTFSILSIMVGTVTGDVVLPGSGGESDDIEAESMRVAFAAQLTILSGLMQILLYMLRCGGVCRWLSQPLVSGYTTAAAVHVTVHQLPLLMGISIVRHRGILAVFWMFANTMSGIRRVLPATLVVSFVSLVILVGGKVLNSCWSNRFPIPWELVLIILATLSSLQFDLSGQYGIQIVGPIPTGLSPPSLPSFSFSRELLSTALALAVVGYGFQASLGMMFAHKHGYPFHSNQELLAMGLCNSIGGVFQCFPVSGSISRSTVQESTGGQTQVSSLVSALIILLILLKLGPLFQQLPKTVLAVVILVNLQGVFAQVKDVPKLWNTDRLDLVVWVVTLLSALVFNLDMGLGIAIVFSIPTIVFRTQHARFAVLGHIAGTDCYRDLEKYANALQVPGVTAFSCHNPLFYANADQTFTSLKQAVSKGIKENPEVSPPDQQGAQSAQHCVILELSGVTFMDSVAMGTFKSVLQDFENTQTSCFCAACPDGLLSQMKKHGLVPDFLSLSSFFPSVHHAVLHYQGVKNTDTDVTEL; this is encoded by the exons ATGCACCTGCCTCAAG GGATGGCAAATGCTTTGCTGGCTGCAGTTCCTCCAGTGTTTGGTCTATATTCGTCCTTCTTCCCGGTTCTCATCTACTTTATATTTGGAACATCCAAACACATCTCTGTGG GTACGTTTTCTATCCTTTCCATCATGGTCGGTACAGTAACAGGTGATGTGGTGTTGCCAGGAAGCGGAGGAGAGAGTGATGATATTGAGGCTGAAAGCATGAGAGTTGCCTTTGCAGCTCAGTTGACCATTCTTTCTGGATTAATGcag ATTCTGCTATATATGCTGCGTTGTGGAGGAGTGTGTCGGTGGTTGTCTCAGCCGTTGGTCAGTGGATACACCACTGCAGCCGCCGTCCATGTGACTGTTCACCAGCTGCCTTTACTGATGGGCATCTCCATAGTCAGACACAGAGGCATCCTCGCTGTGTTCTGG ATGTTTGCAAACACTATGTCTGGAATCAGGAGAGTATTACCGGCGACACTGGTAGTTTCTTTTGTCTCCCTGGTTATACTTGTTGGTGGAAAGGTGCTGAATTCATGCTGGAGCAATCGATTCCCCATTCCATGGGAGCTGGTACTG ATTATCCTTGCCACTCTGTCATCATTGCAGTTTGATTTGTCTGGTCAGTATGGAATACAGATCGTTGGACCAATACCCACTGG TCTTTCACCTCCCTCCCTTCCATCGTTTTCCTTCTCTCGGGAGCTGTTATCGACAGCTCTTGCGCTGGCAGTGGTGGGCTATGGTTTCCAAGCTTCATTGGGCATGATGTTTGCTCATAAACATGGGTATCCTTTTCACAGCAACCAG GAGCTGTTGGCTATGGGTCTGTGTAACTCTATTGGTGGGGTGTTCCAGTGCTTTCCAGTAAGTGGGTCCATTTCTCGCAGCACTGTGCAGGAGAGTACAGGCGGACAAACTCAG GTGTCTTCTCTGGTGTCTGCACTTATAATTCTGTTGATCTTGCTGAAGCTCGGCCCCCTTTTTCAGCAGCTTCCAAAG ACAGTTTTGGctgtagttattttagttaatcTGCAAGGGGTTTTTGCCCAAGTTAAAGATGTGCCTAAACTTTGGAATACAGACCGCTTGGACCTG GTAGTGTGGGTAGTGACACTGCTCAGTGCCCTGGTGTTTAACCTGGACATGGGGCTTGGCATTGCAATTGTGTTTTCCATTCCTACCATCGTCTTCAGGACACAGCA TGCTAGGTTTGCCGTTCTTGGGCATATTGCTGGAACAGACTGTTACAGAGATCTGGAGAAATACGCGAAT GCACTCCAGGTCCCTGGAGTGACTGCGTTTTCCTGCCATAATCCACTTTTCTACGCCAATGCAGACCAGACCTTCACATCACTTAAACAG GCAGTTAGTAAAGGCATTAAGGAGAATCCTGAAGTAAGTCCTCCAGACCAGCAAGGGGCTCAGAGTGCGCAGCACTGCGTTATTCTGGAGCTCAGTGGAGTCACCTTCATGGACTCAGTGGCCATGGGCACATTTAAATCA GTGCTTCAGGACTTTGAGAACACACAGACTTCGTGTTTCTGTGCTGCATGTCCAG ATGGTCTACTATCTCAGATGAAGAAGCATGGTTTAGTTCCCGATTTTCTGTCTCTTTCCTCATTTTTTCCTTCAGTGCATCATGCAGTCCTACACTACCAGGGggtaaag AACACAGACACAGACGTTACAGAGCTGTGA
- the slc26a6 gene encoding solute carrier family 26 member 6 isoform X3, translating into MHLPQGMANALLAAVPPVFGLYSSFFPVLIYFIFGTSKHISVVTGDVVLPGSGGESDDIEAESMRVAFAAQLTILSGLMQVKHTHCINYVLVFVFVYVFVFLYTSLSLQILLYMLRCGGVCRWLSQPLVSGYTTAAAVHVTVHQLPLLMGISIVRHRGILAVFWMFANTMSGIRRVLPATLVVSFVSLVILVGGKVLNSCWSNRFPIPWELVLIILATLSSLQFDLSGQYGIQIVGPIPTGLSPPSLPSFSFSRELLSTALALAVVGYGFQASLGMMFAHKHGYPFHSNQELLAMGLCNSIGGVFQCFPVSGSISRSTVQESTGGQTQVSSLVSALIILLILLKLGPLFQQLPKTVLAVVILVNLQGVFAQVKDVPKLWNTDRLDLVVWVVTLLSALVFNLDMGLGIAIVFSIPTIVFRTQHARFAVLGHIAGTDCYRDLEKYANALQVPGVTAFSCHNPLFYANADQTFTSLKQAVSKGIKENPEVSPPDQQGAQSAQHCVILELSGVTFMDSVAMGTFKSVLQDFENTQTSCFCAACPDGLLSQMKKHGLVPDFLSLSSFFPSVHHAVLHYQGVKNTDTDVTEL; encoded by the exons ATGCACCTGCCTCAAG GGATGGCAAATGCTTTGCTGGCTGCAGTTCCTCCAGTGTTTGGTCTATATTCGTCCTTCTTCCCGGTTCTCATCTACTTTATATTTGGAACATCCAAACACATCTCTGTGG TAACAGGTGATGTGGTGTTGCCAGGAAGCGGAGGAGAGAGTGATGATATTGAGGCTGAAAGCATGAGAGTTGCCTTTGCAGCTCAGTTGACCATTCTTTCTGGATTAATGcaggtaaaacacacacactgtattaattatgtattagtgtttgtgtttgtgtatgtgtttgtgtttttgtataCGTCTCTCTCCCTACAGATTCTGCTATATATGCTGCGTTGTGGAGGAGTGTGTCGGTGGTTGTCTCAGCCGTTGGTCAGTGGATACACCACTGCAGCCGCCGTCCATGTGACTGTTCACCAGCTGCCTTTACTGATGGGCATCTCCATAGTCAGACACAGAGGCATCCTCGCTGTGTTCTGG ATGTTTGCAAACACTATGTCTGGAATCAGGAGAGTATTACCGGCGACACTGGTAGTTTCTTTTGTCTCCCTGGTTATACTTGTTGGTGGAAAGGTGCTGAATTCATGCTGGAGCAATCGATTCCCCATTCCATGGGAGCTGGTACTG ATTATCCTTGCCACTCTGTCATCATTGCAGTTTGATTTGTCTGGTCAGTATGGAATACAGATCGTTGGACCAATACCCACTGG TCTTTCACCTCCCTCCCTTCCATCGTTTTCCTTCTCTCGGGAGCTGTTATCGACAGCTCTTGCGCTGGCAGTGGTGGGCTATGGTTTCCAAGCTTCATTGGGCATGATGTTTGCTCATAAACATGGGTATCCTTTTCACAGCAACCAG GAGCTGTTGGCTATGGGTCTGTGTAACTCTATTGGTGGGGTGTTCCAGTGCTTTCCAGTAAGTGGGTCCATTTCTCGCAGCACTGTGCAGGAGAGTACAGGCGGACAAACTCAG GTGTCTTCTCTGGTGTCTGCACTTATAATTCTGTTGATCTTGCTGAAGCTCGGCCCCCTTTTTCAGCAGCTTCCAAAG ACAGTTTTGGctgtagttattttagttaatcTGCAAGGGGTTTTTGCCCAAGTTAAAGATGTGCCTAAACTTTGGAATACAGACCGCTTGGACCTG GTAGTGTGGGTAGTGACACTGCTCAGTGCCCTGGTGTTTAACCTGGACATGGGGCTTGGCATTGCAATTGTGTTTTCCATTCCTACCATCGTCTTCAGGACACAGCA TGCTAGGTTTGCCGTTCTTGGGCATATTGCTGGAACAGACTGTTACAGAGATCTGGAGAAATACGCGAAT GCACTCCAGGTCCCTGGAGTGACTGCGTTTTCCTGCCATAATCCACTTTTCTACGCCAATGCAGACCAGACCTTCACATCACTTAAACAG GCAGTTAGTAAAGGCATTAAGGAGAATCCTGAAGTAAGTCCTCCAGACCAGCAAGGGGCTCAGAGTGCGCAGCACTGCGTTATTCTGGAGCTCAGTGGAGTCACCTTCATGGACTCAGTGGCCATGGGCACATTTAAATCA GTGCTTCAGGACTTTGAGAACACACAGACTTCGTGTTTCTGTGCTGCATGTCCAG ATGGTCTACTATCTCAGATGAAGAAGCATGGTTTAGTTCCCGATTTTCTGTCTCTTTCCTCATTTTTTCCTTCAGTGCATCATGCAGTCCTACACTACCAGGGggtaaag AACACAGACACAGACGTTACAGAGCTGTGA
- the slc26a6 gene encoding solute carrier family 26 member 6 isoform X2 produces MHLPQGMANALLAAVPPVFGLYSSFFPVLIYFIFGTSKHISVGTFSILSIMVGTVTGDVVLPGSGGESDDIEAESMRVAFAAQLTILSGLMQVKHTHCINYVLVFVFVYVFVFLYTSLSLQILLYMLRCGGVCRWLSQPLVSGYTTAAAVHVTVHQLPLLMGISIVRHRGILAVFWMFANTMSGIRRVLPATLVVSFVSLVILVGGKVLNSCWSNRFPIPWELVLIILATLSSLQFDLSGQYGIQIVGPIPTGLSPPSLPSFSFSRELLSTALALAVVGYGFQASLGMMFAHKHGYPFHSNQELLAMGLCNSIGGVFQCFPVSGSISRSTVQESTGGQTQVSSLVSALIILLILLKLGPLFQQLPKTVLAVVILVNLQGVFAQVKDVPKLWNTDRLDLVVWVVTLLSALVFNLDMGLGIAIVFSIPTIVFRTQHARFAVLGHIAGTDCYRDLEKYANALQVPGVTAFSCHNPLFYANADQTFTSLKQAVSKGIKENPEVSPPDQQGAQSAQHCVILELSGVTFMDSVAMGTFKSVLQDFENTQTSCFCAACPDGLLSQMKKHGLVPDFLSLSSFFPSVHHAVLHYQGNTDTDVTEL; encoded by the exons ATGCACCTGCCTCAAG GGATGGCAAATGCTTTGCTGGCTGCAGTTCCTCCAGTGTTTGGTCTATATTCGTCCTTCTTCCCGGTTCTCATCTACTTTATATTTGGAACATCCAAACACATCTCTGTGG GTACGTTTTCTATCCTTTCCATCATGGTCGGTACAGTAACAGGTGATGTGGTGTTGCCAGGAAGCGGAGGAGAGAGTGATGATATTGAGGCTGAAAGCATGAGAGTTGCCTTTGCAGCTCAGTTGACCATTCTTTCTGGATTAATGcaggtaaaacacacacactgtattaattatgtattagtgtttgtgtttgtgtatgtgtttgtgtttttgtataCGTCTCTCTCCCTACAGATTCTGCTATATATGCTGCGTTGTGGAGGAGTGTGTCGGTGGTTGTCTCAGCCGTTGGTCAGTGGATACACCACTGCAGCCGCCGTCCATGTGACTGTTCACCAGCTGCCTTTACTGATGGGCATCTCCATAGTCAGACACAGAGGCATCCTCGCTGTGTTCTGG ATGTTTGCAAACACTATGTCTGGAATCAGGAGAGTATTACCGGCGACACTGGTAGTTTCTTTTGTCTCCCTGGTTATACTTGTTGGTGGAAAGGTGCTGAATTCATGCTGGAGCAATCGATTCCCCATTCCATGGGAGCTGGTACTG ATTATCCTTGCCACTCTGTCATCATTGCAGTTTGATTTGTCTGGTCAGTATGGAATACAGATCGTTGGACCAATACCCACTGG TCTTTCACCTCCCTCCCTTCCATCGTTTTCCTTCTCTCGGGAGCTGTTATCGACAGCTCTTGCGCTGGCAGTGGTGGGCTATGGTTTCCAAGCTTCATTGGGCATGATGTTTGCTCATAAACATGGGTATCCTTTTCACAGCAACCAG GAGCTGTTGGCTATGGGTCTGTGTAACTCTATTGGTGGGGTGTTCCAGTGCTTTCCAGTAAGTGGGTCCATTTCTCGCAGCACTGTGCAGGAGAGTACAGGCGGACAAACTCAG GTGTCTTCTCTGGTGTCTGCACTTATAATTCTGTTGATCTTGCTGAAGCTCGGCCCCCTTTTTCAGCAGCTTCCAAAG ACAGTTTTGGctgtagttattttagttaatcTGCAAGGGGTTTTTGCCCAAGTTAAAGATGTGCCTAAACTTTGGAATACAGACCGCTTGGACCTG GTAGTGTGGGTAGTGACACTGCTCAGTGCCCTGGTGTTTAACCTGGACATGGGGCTTGGCATTGCAATTGTGTTTTCCATTCCTACCATCGTCTTCAGGACACAGCA TGCTAGGTTTGCCGTTCTTGGGCATATTGCTGGAACAGACTGTTACAGAGATCTGGAGAAATACGCGAAT GCACTCCAGGTCCCTGGAGTGACTGCGTTTTCCTGCCATAATCCACTTTTCTACGCCAATGCAGACCAGACCTTCACATCACTTAAACAG GCAGTTAGTAAAGGCATTAAGGAGAATCCTGAAGTAAGTCCTCCAGACCAGCAAGGGGCTCAGAGTGCGCAGCACTGCGTTATTCTGGAGCTCAGTGGAGTCACCTTCATGGACTCAGTGGCCATGGGCACATTTAAATCA GTGCTTCAGGACTTTGAGAACACACAGACTTCGTGTTTCTGTGCTGCATGTCCAG ATGGTCTACTATCTCAGATGAAGAAGCATGGTTTAGTTCCCGATTTTCTGTCTCTTTCCTCATTTTTTCCTTCAGTGCATCATGCAGTCCTACACTACCAGGGg AACACAGACACAGACGTTACAGAGCTGTGA
- the slc26a6 gene encoding solute carrier family 26 member 6 isoform X1, whose amino-acid sequence MHLPQGMANALLAAVPPVFGLYSSFFPVLIYFIFGTSKHISVGTFSILSIMVGTVTGDVVLPGSGGESDDIEAESMRVAFAAQLTILSGLMQVKHTHCINYVLVFVFVYVFVFLYTSLSLQILLYMLRCGGVCRWLSQPLVSGYTTAAAVHVTVHQLPLLMGISIVRHRGILAVFWMFANTMSGIRRVLPATLVVSFVSLVILVGGKVLNSCWSNRFPIPWELVLIILATLSSLQFDLSGQYGIQIVGPIPTGLSPPSLPSFSFSRELLSTALALAVVGYGFQASLGMMFAHKHGYPFHSNQELLAMGLCNSIGGVFQCFPVSGSISRSTVQESTGGQTQVSSLVSALIILLILLKLGPLFQQLPKTVLAVVILVNLQGVFAQVKDVPKLWNTDRLDLVVWVVTLLSALVFNLDMGLGIAIVFSIPTIVFRTQHARFAVLGHIAGTDCYRDLEKYANALQVPGVTAFSCHNPLFYANADQTFTSLKQAVSKGIKENPEVSPPDQQGAQSAQHCVILELSGVTFMDSVAMGTFKSVLQDFENTQTSCFCAACPDGLLSQMKKHGLVPDFLSLSSFFPSVHHAVLHYQGVKNTDTDVTEL is encoded by the exons ATGCACCTGCCTCAAG GGATGGCAAATGCTTTGCTGGCTGCAGTTCCTCCAGTGTTTGGTCTATATTCGTCCTTCTTCCCGGTTCTCATCTACTTTATATTTGGAACATCCAAACACATCTCTGTGG GTACGTTTTCTATCCTTTCCATCATGGTCGGTACAGTAACAGGTGATGTGGTGTTGCCAGGAAGCGGAGGAGAGAGTGATGATATTGAGGCTGAAAGCATGAGAGTTGCCTTTGCAGCTCAGTTGACCATTCTTTCTGGATTAATGcaggtaaaacacacacactgtattaattatgtattagtgtttgtgtttgtgtatgtgtttgtgtttttgtataCGTCTCTCTCCCTACAGATTCTGCTATATATGCTGCGTTGTGGAGGAGTGTGTCGGTGGTTGTCTCAGCCGTTGGTCAGTGGATACACCACTGCAGCCGCCGTCCATGTGACTGTTCACCAGCTGCCTTTACTGATGGGCATCTCCATAGTCAGACACAGAGGCATCCTCGCTGTGTTCTGG ATGTTTGCAAACACTATGTCTGGAATCAGGAGAGTATTACCGGCGACACTGGTAGTTTCTTTTGTCTCCCTGGTTATACTTGTTGGTGGAAAGGTGCTGAATTCATGCTGGAGCAATCGATTCCCCATTCCATGGGAGCTGGTACTG ATTATCCTTGCCACTCTGTCATCATTGCAGTTTGATTTGTCTGGTCAGTATGGAATACAGATCGTTGGACCAATACCCACTGG TCTTTCACCTCCCTCCCTTCCATCGTTTTCCTTCTCTCGGGAGCTGTTATCGACAGCTCTTGCGCTGGCAGTGGTGGGCTATGGTTTCCAAGCTTCATTGGGCATGATGTTTGCTCATAAACATGGGTATCCTTTTCACAGCAACCAG GAGCTGTTGGCTATGGGTCTGTGTAACTCTATTGGTGGGGTGTTCCAGTGCTTTCCAGTAAGTGGGTCCATTTCTCGCAGCACTGTGCAGGAGAGTACAGGCGGACAAACTCAG GTGTCTTCTCTGGTGTCTGCACTTATAATTCTGTTGATCTTGCTGAAGCTCGGCCCCCTTTTTCAGCAGCTTCCAAAG ACAGTTTTGGctgtagttattttagttaatcTGCAAGGGGTTTTTGCCCAAGTTAAAGATGTGCCTAAACTTTGGAATACAGACCGCTTGGACCTG GTAGTGTGGGTAGTGACACTGCTCAGTGCCCTGGTGTTTAACCTGGACATGGGGCTTGGCATTGCAATTGTGTTTTCCATTCCTACCATCGTCTTCAGGACACAGCA TGCTAGGTTTGCCGTTCTTGGGCATATTGCTGGAACAGACTGTTACAGAGATCTGGAGAAATACGCGAAT GCACTCCAGGTCCCTGGAGTGACTGCGTTTTCCTGCCATAATCCACTTTTCTACGCCAATGCAGACCAGACCTTCACATCACTTAAACAG GCAGTTAGTAAAGGCATTAAGGAGAATCCTGAAGTAAGTCCTCCAGACCAGCAAGGGGCTCAGAGTGCGCAGCACTGCGTTATTCTGGAGCTCAGTGGAGTCACCTTCATGGACTCAGTGGCCATGGGCACATTTAAATCA GTGCTTCAGGACTTTGAGAACACACAGACTTCGTGTTTCTGTGCTGCATGTCCAG ATGGTCTACTATCTCAGATGAAGAAGCATGGTTTAGTTCCCGATTTTCTGTCTCTTTCCTCATTTTTTCCTTCAGTGCATCATGCAGTCCTACACTACCAGGGggtaaag AACACAGACACAGACGTTACAGAGCTGTGA